In the Akkermansiaceae bacterium genome, ATTACAGGGAGTTTGTCCACAAATGGAAGCATTGCATCATCTCCAGAGGGCACAGTGCCAACTGCAACACAGGGCGGCTTTATACACTATACCGCTAGTACGATTTCCGGACTCAGGCTATCACTGAGCCCGTTTGGTAGTGGATCATTTACGCTTTCCGACGGTGGCGTTTACACTGTGAGTAATGTGACTTTAGTTGATTTAACTACACTCACGTTGCCAAGCTCACCACTGCCACTTACTACTGGTGGTGCGCAAGCATCGGGAACAGACAACAGCTTGGTCTTTACCGCTGTCCCTGAACCCTCCAGTACGGCGATTCTCGCTCTCAGTGGCTGTGCGATGCTACTGCGCCGCCGCCGCGCATAAGTTTTTTTTAGCCAATTAAATAACCCGCCTATGGTCTGAACAGAGGTGGGTTTTTTGACGAATGGGCTTGTCCTTTTGAAGAGAGCAATGATGATTTCAAGCTCACCATGAAACGATTACTCAGAGCTCTTATTTGCGGTGGTTTAGCCTTGCTGGTTTTGCCCCAAGCACGGGCCGAGAAAATGTGGGATGCCGAGGTGTGTACTAGTCGGTGCATGGCACAACTCAAGGTATTGGGAACAGCATTGAAAAAAGATCAACTGTTAGGAGAAGATACTAAAAAACTGTATGCACACGGAGGAGCCTACTTCCCACTTCGACCGGAGATATTGAATCATAGTTCACATGGAAAACTGCAAGTCGTGGAGGGTGCTTTCCCTGTTGAAAATAATCATAACGCGACCAAGCAGGGGGACTCGGTGTTGAGAGACTGGGTTCAAGGACTAAAAGTCGAAAGAACCTCATTTAAAATCACAGGTGTCGAGAAAGTGGGGTTGAATACTGTTAAAACCAGGGTGCTTGCGGGGATGTATGGTTCAGACTCAGAAGGGCGTAGAGGGGAACGTCACGGAACCTGGCAGATCGATTGGGATCTGGCTGGAGACGTGCCTCTTATCACTGGGTTGAAAGGTATGTCATATTCGGCTGCCTACTGGACAAATGAGTCACTGCTTCAGGATAAGTCAGCATATTTGTTTTCGTCGGCTCCAGACGCATGGATGCAACTGAGGATTCCTGCCAATGAATGGTTGCAGCAGATGAGCAATGAGGTGGCGCGCACCCAGAATTTTTACCAAGGGCTCGCGATTGCTGATGTTAACGGGGACGGTCTTGAGGATGTATTTATTTGTCAGGGCGACGGGCTACTGAATCGTTTGTTAATACAGACTGCTACTGGTGAAGTGAAGGATATCACCAAGGAGGCTGGACTCGATCTACTCGACCGCACGCGTGCGGCAGTCTTTGGTGATTTGGATAACGATGGTGATGCTGATATAGTGCTGGCTACTTACAAGGCGTTGTTAATCTATCGCAATGACGGATCAGGTAAGTTTACACAAGAGCATGCCCTGATGGATCATTTCCCCTCTCTCTTTTCCCTGTCACTGGCGGATTACGATCAGGACGGGTTGCTCGATATTTACGCCTGTGATTATTATAAAAACGAACACAAGACACGTTTTGCCACAAGGCCGGGACCGGATTTATTTCAGGATGCTACCAATGGAGGCGAAAACAAGTTGTTCCGCAATATTTCGAAGGGGGGCACACTTAGCTTCGAAGATGTAACCGAAAAGACAGGCTTAAACAAAAACAACCATCACTTTTCATTGGCTTGCAGTTGGCATGACTTTGATGATGATGGAGATTTGGATCTCTACGTCGCGAATGATTTTGGGCGCAACAACTTGTTCCGAAATGACCGGGGAGTTTTCACCGATGTCATCGATGAGGCGAGGGCACAGGACCAGAACTTCAGTATGAATGCTGCATGGGGCGATTGGAATCGGGACGGGCTCTCTGACCTCTATGTCAGCAATATGTTTTCCTCGGCCGGAAAGCGCATCACTTTCCAGAAAAGTTTCAAGCCTACCAGAGCGGAGAAAGACCGTAGGCAAATACAGCACCTTTCCCGAGGTAATAGCTTGTTCACTCAAGGGGAGGGAAATCGATTTAGGGAAGAGGCTTACCCACTGGGAGTTTGGCTGGGTCGCTGGGCATGGTCATCTCACTTTGCTGATCTCGATCACAATGGCTGGCAGGATCTGATGGTGGCGAATGGTTACCTTACCAGCAAAAAGAAGGACGACTTGTGAAGTTTCTGGTGGCGGCAAGTTGTGCCGCGAGCAACAGAGACTAGAGGTGAAAACATGGGACTCAAGCAGTCGCGTCAGCAACTTTCCGAGCAGCTTTTCTACGGCATGTCATGGAGTGGCAGTGAACGCAACTGCCTGTTCCTCAATCATGGTGGCAAGAGCTTTGCCACGGCTTCTTACATCACTGGTTTTGACTTCGACGATGATGCGCGTGGAATTGCGATGGTCGATTGGGATCACGATGGTGATCTCGATATGTGGGTCAGCAACCGCTATGGCCCCCAGGTCAGATACTTGGAAAACCAGATCTCCGACTCCCGTTGGATCAGCATGAAACTGCTAGGGGACGGTAAAAAGATCAACCGGGATGCAGTTGGCTCAACGGTGATCGTCTGGATCGAGGAAGATGGAAAGGAGGTTCCGTTAAAACGTAGTGTGGCAGCCGGTGACAGCTTCCTCAGTCAGTCGTCGCTATGGCTTAATGTAGGGCTTGCTGAAGCCACGATCAAACGCATTGAGATCCGCTGGCCGGATGGCAGTAAGCAGGAACTTTCAGC is a window encoding:
- a CDS encoding PEP-CTERM sorting domain-containing protein (PEP-CTERM proteins occur, often in large numbers, in the proteomes of bacteria that also encode an exosortase, a predicted intramembrane cysteine proteinase. The presence of a PEP-CTERM domain at a protein's C-terminus predicts cleavage within the sorting domain, followed by covalent anchoring to some some component of the (usually Gram-negative) cell surface. Many PEP-CTERM proteins exhibit an unusual sequence composition that includes large numbers of potential glycosylation sites. Expression of one such protein has been shown restore the ability of a bacterium to form floc, a type of biofilm.), producing MKNKTATWAALRGLVLAGGLGAMSVGQSAKAVFVFDVVDADTFTVTASGSSLTGSPNYFWGITGSLSTNGSIASSPEGTVPTATQGGFIHYTASTISGLRLSLSPFGSGSFTLSDGGVYTVSNVTLVDLTTLTLPSSPLPLTTGGAQASGTDNSLVFTAVPEPSSTAILALSGCAMLLRRRRA
- a CDS encoding VCBS repeat-containing protein, with amino-acid sequence MKRLLRALICGGLALLVLPQARAEKMWDAEVCTSRCMAQLKVLGTALKKDQLLGEDTKKLYAHGGAYFPLRPEILNHSSHGKLQVVEGAFPVENNHNATKQGDSVLRDWVQGLKVERTSFKITGVEKVGLNTVKTRVLAGMYGSDSEGRRGERHGTWQIDWDLAGDVPLITGLKGMSYSAAYWTNESLLQDKSAYLFSSAPDAWMQLRIPANEWLQQMSNEVARTQNFYQGLAIADVNGDGLEDVFICQGDGLLNRLLIQTATGEVKDITKEAGLDLLDRTRAAVFGDLDNDGDADIVLATYKALLIYRNDGSGKFTQEHALMDHFPSLFSLSLADYDQDGLLDIYACDYYKNEHKTRFATRPGPDLFQDATNGGENKLFRNISKGGTLSFEDVTEKTGLNKNNHHFSLACSWHDFDDDGDLDLYVANDFGRNNLFRNDRGVFTDVIDEARAQDQNFSMNAAWGDWNRDGLSDLYVSNMFSSAGKRITFQKSFKPTRAEKDRRQIQHLSRGNSLFTQGEGNRFREEAYPLGVWLGRWAWSSHFADLDHNGWQDLMVANGYLTSKKKDDL